The following proteins come from a genomic window of Lolium rigidum isolate FL_2022 chromosome 5, APGP_CSIRO_Lrig_0.1, whole genome shotgun sequence:
- the LOC124654401 gene encoding uncharacterized protein LOC124654401 isoform X2, with protein MDGGGDARLPRNKGKTKRAPAAAPPPPPESGRGRDRFEALWHDYHDLLQETEAKKRRLERMHRRKLGLLAEVKFLRKKFSSFVNDDPQQTQYSLKNKKPRQQIPSTLGMNEGPSTSKGTNMDLNQDSAMNGVGAGRQGYQDHSEPGRHDLAGVDEDMMNSNVNMSLHRGTGNSPATDDKRATAWQDRVALKI; from the exons ATGGACGGCGGCGGGGACGCGCGCCTGCCCAGGAACAAGGGCAAGACGAAGcgggccccggcggcggcgccgccgcctcccccggaGAGCGGCAGGGGAAGGGACCGGTTCGAGGCGCTCTGGCACGACTACCACGATTTGCTCCAG GAAACCGAGGCGAAGAAGCGGAGGCTGGAGAGGATGCACCGGCGAAAGCTTGGACTGCTGGCTGAAGTCAA GTTCTTGCGGAAGAAGTTCAGCTCGTTTGTGAACGACGATCCGCAGCAAACGCAGTACAGTCTGAAGAACAAAAAGCCTCGGCAGCAGATTCCATCTACCCTGGGAATGAATGAAGGGCCGTCTACCAGCAAGGGCACAAATATGGACTTGAATCAGGATTCTGCAATG AATGGGGTGGGAGCTGGACGGCAGGGGTACCAGGACCATTCAGAACCTGGGAGGCATGATCTGGCGGGGGTAGATGAAGATATGATGAACTCTAATGTCAACATGTCACTTCATAGGGGTACAGGGAACTCTCCAGCCACTGATGATAAGAGGGCAACCGCATGGCAAGACAGAGTAGCTTTAAAGATCTAG
- the LOC124654401 gene encoding uncharacterized protein LOC124654401 isoform X1, whose protein sequence is MDGGGDARLPRNKGKTKRAPAAAPPPPPESGRGRDRFEALWHDYHDLLQETEAKKRRLERMHRRKLGLLAEVKFLRKKFSSFVNDDPQQTQYSLKNKKPRQQIPSTLGMNEGPSTSKGTNMDLNQDSAMLQNGVGAGRQGYQDHSEPGRHDLAGVDEDMMNSNVNMSLHRGTGNSPATDDKRATAWQDRVALKI, encoded by the exons ATGGACGGCGGCGGGGACGCGCGCCTGCCCAGGAACAAGGGCAAGACGAAGcgggccccggcggcggcgccgccgcctcccccggaGAGCGGCAGGGGAAGGGACCGGTTCGAGGCGCTCTGGCACGACTACCACGATTTGCTCCAG GAAACCGAGGCGAAGAAGCGGAGGCTGGAGAGGATGCACCGGCGAAAGCTTGGACTGCTGGCTGAAGTCAA GTTCTTGCGGAAGAAGTTCAGCTCGTTTGTGAACGACGATCCGCAGCAAACGCAGTACAGTCTGAAGAACAAAAAGCCTCGGCAGCAGATTCCATCTACCCTGGGAATGAATGAAGGGCCGTCTACCAGCAAGGGCACAAATATGGACTTGAATCAGGATTCTGCAATG CTGCAGAATGGGGTGGGAGCTGGACGGCAGGGGTACCAGGACCATTCAGAACCTGGGAGGCATGATCTGGCGGGGGTAGATGAAGATATGATGAACTCTAATGTCAACATGTCACTTCATAGGGGTACAGGGAACTCTCCAGCCACTGATGATAAGAGGGCAACCGCATGGCAAGACAGAGTAGCTTTAAAGATCTAG